From Halorubrum sp. PV6:
AAACTGTTGCGAAGAGGGTGAATAATCCACCGAGTACAATCGCGATTATCGGTGCGCTCGACGTTTGATTTTTCAAAAACGCATCTCCCGGCTGGTCGGGAGAAACATATGCGGTTGTCTGTGTCCCCTGTTCGTACTCCTCAATAGCTGATTCGGCGCTTGATTGCGTTTCGTAGTTCTGTTCAATATCTGCAGGATAGATCTTTGTTCCAGTGTATTCGTTTTCATTATAGCTGTATTCAAACTCAACCACCGGATCGTAATTCGCACCTGGGTTTGATGACGTTCCGCTGTCCGCCTCGATGTCGAGTTCGGTGATAGTCGCATCAACCTCGACTGCGTCTCGAACTGCCTCCGTCTGTTGTACGTGATCGTATCCGCCGTAGCTGATGATCGCAATCCCGATGAGCATGAGCAGCAACGCACCTTTGAGGGTATCGGGGCCGTTAATATTCACACCTGATTCGTTGCCCATACTGTTAATCACCACGAGACCGCTTA
This genomic window contains:
- a CDS encoding DUF3592 domain-containing protein — its product is MGNESGVNINGPDTLKGALLLMLIGIAIISYGGYDHVQQTEAVRDAVEVDATITELDIEADSGTSSNPGANYDPVVEFEYSYNENEYTGTKIYPADIEQNYETQSSAESAIEEYEQGTQTTAYVSPDQPGDAFLKNQTSSAPIIAIVLGGLFTLFATVSAVKKV